From the Macaca nemestrina isolate mMacNem1 chromosome 18, mMacNem.hap1, whole genome shotgun sequence genome, the window TGgtggctgccttctccctgggTCATCTGTGGTGTCTTCACGTCTGGGTGCTGATCTCGTCTCGTAAGGACACCAGTCCGTTGGTTTAGCGCCCACCCTCGTGTCCTCATTCTCATTTAGTCACCTCTTtaaagactgtgtctccaaaggCAGTTCCGCTCTGAGGCCCTGGGCGTCAGGGCTCCAACACACGGATTTGGGTGGGGGTGGAAGTCCAGTTCACAGCTGTAGCACTGTCAAGCCGTAAAGTGGCGTCTGCACGCCGAACACCCGGCAGACTACCTGTGACTGTCACTGTGTGAACTCAACAAAGAATTGAGGTAGGAAAGATCCCAGCCCAGGAGCTATCGGAACAAGACATCTGGTGGGTTTTGTGTTTCTGTCTTACTTTTGGGGCTCCCGGCGGAGGCCCCTCCCCAAGTTTTCGGGGCTCCTCATGTCCGTGCGCCCCTCGCGCTGTACTGGGCCTGCCTGTGTGGAAGGAGCTGGCACTGGGAGCTGCTCTTCTGCCCCTGCCTGGGGCTGGCGCGTCCCCGGGTGTCTACCTGAAGCTCTCCCAGCCCCCATGCCTGGCGCGCAGCCTGGAATGGGCCCTTCCCAATTAAAAACGATTCTCCGGTGCCGCTGTCGCCTGGACTTTTTTGCTGAGCTCCCAGAGGGACGGCCCCACTTGGAAATACTAATTAAACCACAaagaaggtggggaggagggtaGTGGTTCTTCCCTGCACCAGCCCTCTCTCCCGGGGGCCGGGGGGGCGGGGAACATGGGCGTTGGAGCCACCTGGTCATCATCGGGTCCTGTCTGTCCTCTATCCCCAGAGGTGTGGAAAGGGAGCAGCCTCAGTCCACAGGTGACAGCCGCCAGGCAGGCCCTGATCCAAGGTCGCAGTGGGGATCCCTGGGAGCCCTGGACTGGGACCCCCGGGGCCTGATGTTGCCTCTGCTTCTTTTCACGCCTTCCCTGGCTGAGAGGACAAACCTGCCCGGGGTCCTCATCTTGCTGGACCTCCTCTGCCCCCGAAGCCTCTCTTAGTTTCACTCATCCTTCATGTGAGGTTTGGAGACGGCGGGGCAGGGCGTGGCATGGAGGGTGGACCCAGGCCAGAGGGGCCTCCATACCCCACAGGGCTTGCAGCAGCCCAAGGCGGCCCTGGTCCTGGTTTGAGGGAGGATGAGGGAGTTGTTACCACCTCGCTGCCTCCAGAGGCCACCCCTCAGGGTCAGCCTTGACCACAGGGGCCCTGAATCACGTGACTCAAACAGCTGAGGCTCCTTGCGCCCCACTAATGCGGCCTGGCTGTTGGTGCCCACGCCCGCAGCTCACGGGAGGTTGcttccctgccccagcctggaCCAGGAGCCTCTACCGGCCGGGACCCTGCACCCAGCCACTGCCTTGACCCAGACTGGAGCTCCTGGCCTAGGCCCAGGACTCCTCAAGGGGGTTCCAGCGCCTTCCCTGGTGACACCTTCACTCTGAGCTGGTCCCTCCTCAGAGGGTCCTTATCGCCTTGGGAACATTGAGCAAGcccagggcagagcaggggcGCGACAGCCCTGCTGCAGCAGTTTCCCACCTCGGCGCTTAATGGAACACAGTGCCACCAGGGAAGGCGCGGGGCTGGGAGCTGGATTAGCAGGTGATGTACGGCTCCCCGCTCACTCGGGCACAGAGGCTCAGCGGGGAATTTAATCCTCTCAGGGAGCGGGGAGGCGGAGACAGGGCTCCCCTCCCACGCTGCCCAAAGCCTTGGCCACGAGTCGTGAGGGGCCTCCGAGCCTGCAGATGCAGGTGGGAGGCGCCAGGCCGGAGGCTTTTCGGCCCCTTCTAGGGGTCACCGCGCTCTCCCAGGTAGTGGGAGCTGCCAGaggagaaatgaaatgaaaaagccTGTTTTAAAGCTAACAGGGCATGTCCTGCCTGTCTGACTGTGGAACCCTTGCTCTAATCACCGGAGAATGACGGATTtgcctcctccccttcttcccccctccccctctgcCCCTCCTCCGCCTTCTTTCTTTCATCGTTGCAGCTGCGGCTGCAGCCGCTGCTCAGAAATGAAAAGCTGCCCGCAGATGCGCCCTGATGGGTCTGTCTGTGAAGACGGCAGTGGGACCCTGGCTGCTGCTCTCGGGGTGCCTTTGGGGGTAGCCGCCGAGCCTGCTGGGCCTTGCCTGGGTGGGGGGCAGCCCTGTGCCTCACTCCAGGCCCCGCTGACCTAGTTCCCAGGTGTCTGTGCCAGGCTTGGCCGGGTGCCAGCCAGACGGAAGCCACAGACGTTTGGGTCTGGCTCACCGGGCCCCTGCCCTGCCTGCTGGCTGCCCCCCAGCCTCCCGGACTCCCTGTTTGTCCTCAACCAGGCCAGGAAGGTGCCATCTGGCCTGCGAGCAGGGCTTTGTCCTCGGCTGAGGGGAAAGGGGTTCAAGGGCCGTGTCTGGGCCGAGGACAGGCCCCTCCTTGTGGCGGGGCGGCTGGGGCCCTGTGCTCTGCCATTTGACCCGGCCCGTGACGCGGGCAGCATGCGGAGGAGGGCAGCAGGCCTCGGCTGTCGGCAGCTTCTCCCTGGGTGCCGTCCTCGGGTCGGGTCTGTCCTCCAGCCCTCTTCTGACTCTGGCCACCCAGGGCTGGGTGATGATTGAGCTCCTTGGCTATCGTCTCCCTCCTGTCCTGGAGGCCTCACCACCAGCCTGGGAGGGGGAGTCCAGGTCCCCCGGGTGCCTGAGCAAATGACGTCCCTTTCTGGGAGTTCAAAGGCCCATTAGCTTTGGGCCTGGTGTTCATTGGGGTGTGCTACCTGGATGCTGGGGGGCCAGGGGCCACTCAGTCTAGTTCAGTCCATCCCAAGCCCTGGGGACAGAGCTGCTGCTTTGTGCTCCATTCCTCAGATGTTTGGCCCTGTGCCAGGTAGGGTAGGGGCGCGAGGCAGGATCTAGAAGCCAAGCCTGGAAATGGCCTCACGGGGCTGGGGTAGACGGGCAAGCTTGGCGATGCACCTGCCATGTCCAGGCCCCCACCCTGCTGGTACATCCACTGCATGCCCATGCACAGCTGTGCCATCAACTCCGCTGCCCTGAGTCCCCCGCATGCCTGTGCACAGCTGCGCCATCAGCTCCACTGACCTCTGAGCAGGTGCTGTGACGGGCACATGCCATTGATGTGTGCACGAGGCACGACAGGATGGCCCAAGGTCAGGTTGGCCCTTCGGCCACTCCCCCACTACCCCGGTTGCTGACACAGGCTGGAGACCCCAAGACCAGGCGCTGGCCCCTCAATAGGAAGTTCCTGGCCCCACGCAGGGCGCCAGTGCCCATGTGTACCTCCCACCCTCGAGACTAGCACCCTGGAAGGGCAGGTCAGAggtcgtgaacccgggaggaccCTGCAGAGAAGGGGGGCTGGGGCTCAGCCCGCGGGAAGGGAGCAGATGCTGCCTCTCATTGAAGATTCCAGGCGGCGGTGGCAGCAGCTCCTCCAATTAATCCTCGCTGACTGTCTcctggagggtggagagtgggggaGGCGCCAGCCGGGGCTGCCTGCACTGCCTCTGCGCGGGTGCCATGTGCTGCTGCCGGGCCACCGTCTGCCGCCGTGAAGATGGATGGGCCCAGGAAGAGGGGCTGGGGGGTCAGGGACACAGGCACGGCCCCTGGGAGACAGACGCCTCTCCGCAGTGGGGCAGGTCTCAGAGCCCCTGGGCCATCATTCCTGCTGATTTTGTGGGGAGACGGCCACAGCCTCCTTGTTTTTGGGGTGTTTGGCATTTCGTGGCTCAGGGAGGCAGAGCGGGGCTGGTGCTCTTCAGGAGCACGGCCTGCCGATCAGCAGTCGTTACCGGACACGGCCATATAGAACGTGAGGAAGGGCCGGCTTCCCGTGACTCTGCGTCCCTGGGAAGCTCGGAGGGGCCAGCGGGGCCATGGCCCTCAGATACCCCCAGGTCAGGGTAGGCCTGGGCAGTGCTGTCCCCACATGGGGGAGATGCTGGGGCTGAGAGTGGCTGCCCCAGTGACAGAATGACACCTGGGTTGGCAGCCATCCAGAGTCTAGAGCACAGCCCCCATCTGGGCGGCCCTGAGCCCTGCTCTGCCTCCCGCTCAGTCACACGAATAACAGGAACAAGCAAGACCTTTTCACGCTCTGGTTTCTCCGGGCTGGACCCCGCATGGATGGGTGCGCAGGGTGGCCTCTGTGTGGCTGGGGGTGGCACGGCCTATCCTTGGACTTGGCAGGGACCTCAGCCAGAGAGGTGGGCCTTGGGCCACTGCCTCCTCCTGCTTTGTGCCTAGAGCAGACCCCTCATTTGAGTCCTCtgggtcaccttcccagctacaCCCAGGTCCACTGTCTGTCCAGGAGCCTGGGACAGGCGAGCTGTCGCCTTCCCTGCCCCACTGTATGTGTGAAGGCCAGTACCCCAGCTGGCCAGTCAGGGCCCAGCTGCTGCCTGTTCTGGTGGACGCGAGGGCCAGGGCTAGGGCCACCGCAGGAGTTGGTTGGGGGCAGACCAGCACCTTCAGCCCAGGGGCAGTGCCAGCTTCCTATGGCCTCTGCCCTCCACGTGGGCACCGGGACCAGGACTTCTGAGGTCAGATGGGCAGCTGTCGGCGCTGTTGACGTCTTGGCTACATCGTGGCACTCGCATCATGGCGTGCTGGGTGCCAACAGCGTCTGCTTGCCCTGGTGTGTGTCTGGTGTGACCTTTGGATGTCCACACCAGCGACGGTGGAGGCAGGAACCCCTGCCGCCCTGCATCCTTCACCTGTGCACATTGGGTGTGGGGGTGGTTCTAGTTCTTCTGTTGAACTgaggaggcccagggagggagaCCGACCCCGAGACGGCTTCACCCCAGACCTGTTGGAGCCACATCCCCTTCCTTACGGTTCTGCTTCCCACGCCACATGCACCATGTTTTGTGTAGAAAGCCTTAGGGAAAGGATGTTTCTAGAACATGAACTAAATCTAGAGCCTTCCCAtgagtcaggagacctggctcTGTCCTGTGGGCAGTGGCCTATACCAGGCTCCTGCCCTGACCGGATTCTCTCCTCCCGCAGGACGCCGGCTCCAGGAGCAGCAGTGGAGGTCGGGAACGCCTCATTGTGGAGCCCCCGCTCCCCCAGGAGAAGGCAGGGGGCCCAGCCATCCCCTCGCACCTGCTTAGCACCCCCTACCCCTTCGGCCTCTCCCCCAGCTCGGTTGTGCAGGATTCCCGCTTCCCACCACTCAAGTAAGTTGGCCGGCGGGGCCTTCGGTGAGGCAGCCAGGTGGGGACACAGCGCTCGGGTCTGCATCACCAGGCAGCCTGCGGCCTCCACAGATGAGGCTGTGTCCGCCAGATGGTCGTCGGCCGCTTAGCTCTGGGGACTGCAGCCCTGTCTGTGCCCCTCCACACTGAGGTGGCGGTGGCAGCTCGCCCCCCCACTGCTTAAGCCCCGTCCTCGTTCTGGGTGCCAGGAGTCTGGGTGCCGACTGAGTGCCATCCCCCCACGCAGGAGCAGGTCTCCACTCACCTGTTCTTCCCACTGTCCCTGCCTGCAGCCTCCAGCGGCCTGTGCACCACGTGGTGCCCCCCAGCACCGTGACCGAGGACTACCTGAGAAGCTTCCGGCCCTACCACACCACTGACGACCTCCGCATGTCCTCGCTGCCTCCCCTCGGCCTGGACCCGGCCACTGCTGCAGCCTACTACCACCCCAGCTACCTGGCCCcacaccccttcccccacccGGCCTTCAGGTAAGGCATCCCCCGCGCGCCGTCTCACGTGGGTGCTCGTCTGTTCCTGGCAAGACGGAACCTGGCGGGGAAGGGGTTTCTTACAACCTGGGGCCAGGCTCCCAGGGGAGTGTCTAGAGTAGCCCCTGAAATTGTTCCCAGCTTTGAGCCCAAATTCAGCCCTGATGGCCTATTAGGGGTCCCCTCCTTGTAGACAGTCCCCCTTGGTGACTGTGCTGTCATCCCTGGCTCTTCCCCTTCTCATTGCGGGTCCACTGACAGCGAGTCACTGTTAAGAGAGCAGGGCTTTACCCGTGGGAGGGGCGATGCTTTGCCATGTAGCAGGAGAGCCCAGTGGCCCTGTGGCATAGCCTGGTTCCCTGGAGAAGCGCTGCACATCCTAGTCAGAGGGGCCTGGAGTCATGACATAGACCGCCCCACATCAGGGCAGCCCAGCCTGCTGGCCAGCCTTGGAAGGGCCTGGGCACTTGACCGCTCTGTGCTGAGCCAAAGGAGGTGGCAAGCAGTGCCATGGAACCCCAAGCTGTCGGCACCTAGCAGCCTCCGGCATACTTTGGGGTTAGCAGCAGGCATGGTCTTCACCCCCAGCCATTTTGCCGCATTCCCCACGCTCAGGCAGGTGTGTGTACCTGGCTGAGGCACACCTGTCCACAGGGCTGGTTCTTCCCCTTGGTTTGTTTGCTGCTCATGGCCCTGTCTTCTCCGCACAGGATGGATGACTCCTACTGCCTGTCCGCCCTGAGGTCCCCGTTctaccccatccccacccccggCTCTCTGCCCCCGCTGCACCCATCAGCGATGCACCTCCACCTCTCCGGGGTCCGCTACCCCCCCGAGCTCTCCCACTCATCCCTGGCAGCGCTGCACTCGGAGCGCATGTCCGGCCTCAGTGCTGAGAGGTAAGTGTGCCTCGGGCCGAGGAGCCCCTCTGCCCTCCCTGTTCCTTGATGGCAGCTGGGCAGAAAGCCTGGGCTGGAACCTGACTGGACTCCTTGGCCATGCCTGTCCTCACAGTTTGTCCATCTGCCAAATGGAACAATGATCGTTCAGGCTCTGTGCTCTGAAATAGCGCCTGTCTCGGTAGCCGTGGTCTCCTGCAGTAAACCTGCAGGCCGAGGAGCTCTCGGGGGTGCTTGGGGGTTTTGTAAGCTGCTTTGATTGTATGGACCTTAAGTTCTTCCTGCACCAGTGAAACCCTGCTCACCTCCCGTCGCTATTCGGATTAGTGCCCTGGTTCCTTCCTGGTTATGCTTTTAAAGGACCTGTCCCAGGTCCCTCTCTTGTTCCTGGTGCAGCAGAGCCCCCAACTCTTTCCATGTGCTGCAGGCTGCAGATGGACGAGGAGCTAAGGCGGGAGAGGGAGCGTGAGCGTGAGCGTGAGGCTGACCGCGAGCGGGAGAAGGAACGTGAGCGCGAACGCGAGAAGGAGCGCGAGCAAGAGAAGGAGCGTGAGCGTGAGAAGGAGCGTGAGCTGGAGCGCCAGCGGGAGCAGCGGGCCCGGGAGAAGGAGCTGTTGGCCGCCAAGGCCCTGGAGCCCGCCTTCCTGCCTGTGGCCGAGCTGCATGGGCTGCGTGGCCATACCACTGAGGAGCGGGGCAAGCCCTCGGAGCAGCTGACCCCAACCCGAGCAGGTGCCTGGGCGTGGGTGGGTTGTGCTGGGCAAGGTCTCAGCCACCTGCGGGGAGGAGCCCTGAATCACAGCACCTGCCGGTTGCCGTGGTATAAATGTTGCCCAACTGCATTCACCCTGCGTGGCATGGCTGATGTGGAGCAGGGAGCAGAGGCATGTTGGCATGCAATATAGACACAGTGGATGTAGGTGACCCCCAGGAGGACAGTTGTGAAATGTAGCCAGGGCATCAGGAAGGGATAAGTTTTGAGTGCTTTGTTGAGTTTAACATAATTTATTTCGTTGTAAGTTTACGAAACAATTATTTAGTAATAACAACCGGCTTTTACATGTTTCCCGGAAATTTAAGTCTGTTCTTTGAGCCAGTGTGAGCTGGCTCTGGCACCGCACTGGCTGGGCAAGAGTTGTGCCAGCACGGAGCGTTTCCTTCCAGGGACAAGACATTGCTTCTCGAAAGCTCCCATAGGGCCCCTTTTGAATATCTTGTTTCTGGCTGCGGGAAGAACCCTTTGGAAGGGCTCTGGTTTCTCTGCGCAGTTGGGCGAGAGAAGATGGGAAGGGAGCATGCTGGCCCACGTGACTGAGACCCTGCTCGACTGCGTTTCCCCCCACAGAGAAGCTGAAGGATGCCGGCCTGCAGGCGCCCAAGCCTGTGCAACACCCCTTGCATCCGTTGCCCACCCCACACCACACGGTGCCCAGCCTCATCTCCAACCACGGCATCTTCTCTCTGCCGAGCAGCAGTGCTGCCACAGCCCTGCTGATCCAGCGCACCAACGAGGAGGAGAAGTGGCTGGCGCGGCAGCGGCGGCTGCGGCAGGAGAAGGAGGACCGGCAGTCTCAGGTGTCGGAGTTCCGGCAGCAAGTGCTGGAACAGCACCTGGACATGGGCCGACCCCCGGTGCCGGTGGAGGCGGAGCACAGGCCAGAGAGCACCACCAGGTGAGTGAGccccaggaaggaaggaaggctgaGCCTTCACGTTCCGATTTGTTCAGTGAGTATTGAGCCCCTCCTGTTTGCCCGACATCCTGCCCCAGCATTTCTGCCTGcctctttcatttctgttctttcatcttCGCGTTATAATGCCTGTCTTGCCTATGGGGAAGCTGAGACTGAGGAAGAAAATGGGTTGCTCAAAGGAATCCCCACCAGTAAGTGAAGAGACCAGTCAAGTCCATGTTGAGAGCCAGGGCCCTGCCCACGCAGCCTGGCCCAGTTCCCAGGAGGCCATTCACAGCAGATGAAGACTGCAAGGTGGAAGCTTTAATTACTAGTAATACCTGTTCTCTCCATCTTCCTCTGCTTTtgagcctggccttttttttttattattattattaacaagaaGGAGACAGCTTTtgattttaagggaaaaaatgagTTTTATTGCTTTTGTAGTAATAGTAAAACACATGCCCATTTTCTAGCCCTTTATAAAGCATTTCCCAGGAACCTGTGTGGTGGTCCTTGGGACCCTGGCTGCAGACAGGTCTTTTGAGCTGGGATCCAGTGCCCCCAGGCCTCCCTGCTCCTGCCTGCCCTGGGATACCTGCCTTGGGGCTGTGCTGGTCCCAGGCCCCCACCTCATATCCTCCCAGGGCTCACTCTGAAGGGCTGAGCTGAGACCCTCAGCCAGAGTTGGTGGGGATGACCTGCCAGGCTTCCATAGTTCTGCTCCAGGCCCAGCTCAGGGACCTAGGGACACTGCTTCTGTTCCCTGAGCATCACTTTCCTCAACTGTCCATAAAAGAGGGTGGATAGGATGATTTCTGAGCATCTTTCCAGCTCTCAAGGCTGTGGTGCTGTCCTGGGAGAAGAAAGCCTTGGGCTCTGGGACGAAAGCGCGTTGCGGTTTAAAATCTGTCCTCCCTTCTGCCTGCCTCCGTTATCCAGTAGGGCAGCGAGGGAATGTACCCACACTGATCAGGGCTGACTGGGAGTGACTGTCACCAGGCCACAGCTGAGTCTCTCCGTGGCTCACGCTGCCCGGCACGGCAGAAGTGAGGTCccttctgcctctcccagtccccGAGGCCTCTCAGACTCAGCCTTGCCTGCTACCCAGAGGACTGAGGGCAGCCAGCTCCCACCTGGCATGGCCTGATAACATCAGGGTGCCCTGTCTCCTGTCAGGCGTCTTCTTCCTCAGGGCTCCCCAGGGCCCCAGCACAGGTGTTGTGACTTTGCCCACCCATGGACTGCTTCCAGCCAGTATAGCTGCCCCATTAGGACCGGGGGCATGATGGGAAGCAGGGTCTGGCCCGGGCCGGGTCTCCCCTGGCTGCGCTGGTTCTCTGTGGCCGGCTGCACACGCGGCTTTACCGCATTGGGAACTTGGGGGCCTGACAGGACCTTCATGCTCCACGCTAGAAAACTGTTCAGTgcttgtggtggcacatgacatGTTGATTTCCTGCAGGTTTTATTCCTTTGCTGTTTACTTAAGACACAGCTTCTTCCTGTGGTTCCCTGTTGTATTCTGCTAAGAGGGACAGCAGCATCGGATTTGTCCCCTGGCCTGGAGTCTGGAATAACTAGGGAGAGCCTTGGTGGCTGTGTTTAAACAGGGCCCCCTGGGCAAGCTAGAGATCCCTGAGCCTGGCCACGTGCCTGCCGTGGCCTctgcctcttccttcccctcaAGCCTTGCCCAGGGTCACTGTGCAGTCTTGGTCCAGACATCCCGTGAGTATATCTccctttaaaaaacagaaagatagccaggcacagtgacacatgcctgtagtcccagctactctggaggccgaggtccatgatcgcttgagcctgggagctctgGGCTGTAGTGTACTATACCCACTGGGTGTCCAAGCTAAATCCAGCACCAATACAGTGACCTCCTGGGAGCGGGGgaaccaccaggttgcctaaggaggggtgaatCAGGCCAGGTCGGAAGTGGAGCATGTCAAAACTCCCGTGttgatcagtagtgggattgctcctgtaaacagccactgcactccagcctgggtaacacagcgagacccatctcttaaaaataaactttggaaAGACAATATTAAAAATAGGCCTTTGAGTAGATTAAATCTTGTTTTAATTGCACTGAGGAAACAAGTCATTTAGTGCAACTAAGGGGCAGCTTCTTGTTTAATGGAAGGGTTCTGATGTTAGAaatcccttctttccctccctgcctcagcaGGCCTTAGCCTGGGTCCTTGAAGACACTTGGTGGCCTCTGCCACGGGACACTTCGGGTTGCTGCAGTTCTGACAGGGGCCACTGGGGGGCAGTCTCGGCACAGGCCCCATACTGACTGGGAGGATCTCCATTTCACAGTGGGTTTGACTCTGGCTGGGCAGGCACTGGAAGGTTGTCTCGTGGCTGCCTGCAGGGACAGTGGGGAGGAAGGAGTACTCACCCTGTGAAGGTGGCCAGCCTGCCCTGTGTCCCTATAAGGCACAGCGGGAGGAGGGTACTGGTGGCAGGGCCACAGCCCAGCATATGTGGGTTTCCCCATGGAAAGTGAGGATGAGCGCTTGCCCTTAGGGGAATTCAGGCAAGCAGTTGGGAAACTCGACCAAAACTGGGTCTGTCCCAGGCCTGAGAGGGTCTCTGCCTTCCCTAGCAGCTTAGGCTGAGAGCCTCCCTGTCCTCTTGGAACAGCCTGCACACACCTGCCGCAGGTGTTGGAGGGCTGGGCGTgctagctcactcctgtaatcccagcactttgggaggcccaggcagttggatcacttgaggttacgaattcgacaccagcctggccaacatgatgaaaccccatgtactaaaaataaataaaattagacgggcgtggtggcgcacacctataatcccagctacttgggaggctgaagctggagaactgcttgaacctgggaggcagaggttgcagtgagctgagattgccccactgcactcctgcctgggtgacagagtgagtctttttttttcttttttttttttcttttttgagacagagtcttgctctgtcgctgaggctggagggaaatggcacggtctcagctcactgcaacctccacctcccgggttcaagtgattctcctgcctcagcctccagagtagctgcgattacaggtgcccgccatcatgcctggctaatttttgtatttttagtagagatggggtttcaccatgttggccaggctggtctcgaactgctgacctcgtgatccacccacattggcctcccaaagtgctgggattacagcatgagccactgcacccggccaagtctttatatcttaaaaaaaaaaaaaagaaatgaaggacagAAACCATGGTCCTTGGGGTGGAGTATGTGCCCCTCCCTGCAGCCCCGCTGGCACTGGCTCTCTAAGGGGCTGTGCCATCTGGGTCATCTTAGGAGCGGTAGGCAGCCGGGGAAGCCTGGGGGTGGCTGAAGGGTCTTTTCTCCCTGACCTGACGGGCTGGTTTCACTCCCTAGGCCAGGACCAAACCGTCACGAGCCAGGTGGCCGCGACCCTCcgcagcactttggggggccaccACCTCTGATTTCACCCAAGCCCCAGCTCCATGCTGCACCCACGGCCCTCTGGAACCCCGTGTCCCTGATGGACAACACCTTGGAGACACGGCGGGCCGAGAGCCACTCTGTGCACAGCCATCCGGCTGCATTTGAGCCCAGCCGCCAGGCAGCCGTTCCGCTGGTGAAGGTGGAGCGGGTCTTCTGCCCGGAGAAAGCAGAGGAGGGGCCACGGAAGCGTGAGCCTGCCCCCCTGGACAAGTACCAACCACCTCCACCGCCACCACGAGAGGGAGGGAACCTGGAGCACCAGCCCTTCCCGCCCGGGCCTGGGCCCTTCCTGGCTGAGCTCGAGAAGTCCACCCAGACCATCCTGGGCCAGCAGCGGGCCTCCCTCCCACAGGCAGCCACCTTCGGGGAGCTCAGCGGACCCCTGAAGCCTGGCTCGCCCTACCGGCCCCCAGCGCCACGGGCCCCCGACCCCGCCTACATCTACGATGAGTTCCTGCAGCAGCGCCGGAGGCTGGTCAGCAAGCTGGACCTGGAGGAGCGCAGGCGGCGGGAGGCCCAGGAGAAAGGTCTGCCTCCCCACAGACCCCGACCTGCTCAGGGAGAGCTGCACAGTGGGGACGGGGAACCTGCATGCCAGCCCCCTGCCCCTCCGTCCACTCCTGCTTTCTGCCTGGGGTAGTCCCAGGCCCCAGGTGGCAAGTGCACTGGCTTCTGTGTAGCAACATGACACCCTTGTAGGGGAGGCAGACCCTAATCCCCGTGCCTGTCCTGCCTCGATGCAAATTGTCCCGGAAAGCCAAATCAAAGCCCGCCTGTAAAGACAGTTCCACAGACAAGCACGATGAATAAGTGATGAGCCGGAGGCTAATACgatagttttaaatattaatagtgCAGCATAACAGGAGAGCCAGCCCTGGCCCAGTGGGGGCTCCACATATGGGGCTGCTGTCACCAGCTGCAGCAGGTGGGCCAAGGGGTGAGGAAGCGGCAGCTGGCACTGCCCTGGGTCAGCATAGGAGGTCAGGCACTTCATTCCTGTTTCTGCTTGGGGCGGGGAGTCCTCAGCCAGCAGCTCCCTGAGTTCTCCAGAGAGCCAGGAAGAGCAACCGAGCGGGcctgggtgtgaggaggggagcaGGGGCTCCTGCCCAGTTTCATTTCTGACGCTGAACATTCGGGTCCCATCCAGTGCTGAGCTCAGCCTTCTCTTCACTAGAAGCTGGGGCACAGGCAGTCTTCCTGGTTGTTGGTCTAGGCTGGATGGAGGGCCCAGCCGAGTTTCTCTCCCCTGCTCACTTTGTAAAGGAGGGGGGAAATACCCAAGTGCCCCGGGCAAGGGGCTCTGCTATTGTTCTCTGTGCCTTTGAGAGCTCAGGCCTGTGTGTGCCTGTCCCCTCCCAGGGGATGGACTCAGATGGCCACAGCACGGGGGAGTGCGTGCGCACAGGCAGTCCTGTGTTGCTGTGGACACAGCCCCAGGCCTGTATGATGAGTGGTTCCCTGCCGGGGGAGGAGGGAGGTCTTGTCGGCCCAGGGGACCACCCAGCCACTTGGAGGCCCCTGGGAGCCATGGATCCCAGGGAAGCCTCGTGCCTGCGGTCCTGCAAAGCCCCAGGACTGGGTTAATGTTGGTTTCCACCTCGGTTGAAAGGAACTGGCCTTCAGGGTGCTCAGGTGCCAGCAGGCCTGGACTGATAGGTGGTCTGCACACATGAGCCCCTGCGGGCATGTCCACTGGACAGATGAAGGCTCTTTGTCCGGTTCAATACAACCATTTCTCCATCAGGGTACTACTACGACCTCGATGACTCTTACGATGAGAGCGATGAGGAGGAGGTCAGGGCCCACCTCCGCTGC encodes:
- the LOC105496790 gene encoding genetic suppressor element 1 isoform X13 is translated as MKGSSLSSESSPVSSPATNHSSPASTPKRVPMGPIIVPPGGHSVPSTPPVVTIAPTKTVNGVWRSESRQDAGSRSSSGGRERLIVEPPLPQEKAGGPAIPSHLLSTPYPFGLSPSSVVQDSRFPPLNLQRPVHHVVPPSTVTEDYLRSFRPYHTTDDLRMSSLPPLGLDPATAAAYYHPSYLAPHPFPHPAFRMDDSYCLSALRSPFYPIPTPGSLPPLHPSAMHLHLSGVRYPPELSHSSLAALHSERMSGLSAERLQMDEELRREREREREREADREREKEREREREKEREQEKEREREKERELERQREQRAREKELLAAKALEPAFLPVAELHGLRGHTTEERGKPSEQLTPTRAEKLKDAGLQAPKPVQHPLHPLPTPHHTVPSLISNHGIFSLPSSSAATALLIQRTNEEEKWLARQRRLRQEKEDRQSQVSEFRQQVLEQHLDMGRPPVPVEAEHRPESTTRPGPNRHEPGGRDPPQHFGGPPPLISPKPQLHAAPTALWNPVSLMDNTLETRRAESHSVHSHPAAFEPSRQAAVPLVKVERVFCPEKAEEGPRKREPAPLDKYQPPPPPPREGGNLEHQPFPPGPGPFLAELEKSTQTILGQQRASLPQAATFGELSGPLKPGSPYRPPAPRAPDPAYIYDEFLQQRRRLVSKLDLEERRRREAQEKGYYYDLDDSYDESDEEEVRAHLRCVAEQPPLKLDTSSEKLEFLQLFGLTTQQQKEELVAQKRRKRRRMLRERSPSPPMIQSKRQTPSPRLALSTRYSPDEMNNSPNFEEKKKFLTIFNLTHISAEKRKDKERLVEMLRAMKQKALSAAVADSLTNSPRDSPAVSLSEPATQQASLDVEKPVGVAASLSDIPKATEPGKLEQVRPQELSRVQELAPASGEKARLSEAPGGKKSLSMLHYIRGAASKDIPVPLSHSTNGKSKPWEPFVAEEFAHQFHESVLQSTQKALQKHKGSMAVLSAEQNHKVDTSVHYNIPELQSSSRAPPPQHNGQQEPPTVRKGPPTQEMDRDSEEEEEEEDEDGDDDEEAPRRKWQGIEAIFEAYQEHIEEQNLERQVLQTQCRRLEARHYSLSLTAEQLSHSVAELRSQKQKMVSERERLQAELDHLRKCLALPAMHWPRGYLKGYPR